The segment ATGTACACATTTAAAGCAAGCTCATCATTAGCCCAGATGCataatgtattaataaactGTGTAGTAAAATTCACATTCATCCTTATGTTCTGGTCACTAGATGGCAGGTGGTGCATTCGCTGGCTGGTGGACAAAGGTGGCCCCTTATTACACCAGGGCATACCAGGAGATGTGGGTTGGTGTAGGAATCATGACCTTTATGTACTACAAACTTTCATATGGAGGTGAGAAGTCAAGTTTGTTAAAGAGCTATTTAGTAGTCTGTTTATGTTAAAACTGCATATACCACATTCAGAGC is part of the Triplophysa dalaica isolate WHDGS20190420 chromosome 13, ASM1584641v1, whole genome shotgun sequence genome and harbors:
- the atp5mj gene encoding ATP synthase subunit ATP5MPL, mitochondrial → MAGGAFAGWWTKVAPYYTRAYQEMWVGVGIMTFMYYKLSYGGKKAVQSKPSH